The following proteins are encoded in a genomic region of Xanthomonas citri pv. mangiferaeindicae:
- a CDS encoding transcriptional regulator: protein MTLADIARACGVSPATVSLVLSGSPVVAAQTRQRVEAEIRRQGYVYNRSAANLRRKISTSVALVVNDLSNPFVAEFAAGVDEALAGAGCVMLLGSSGESVERQRAVLASLIEHGPAGVILTPADGTRADDLRPVVGLHTPLLLFNREVADGDWDYLGADNATGARLATEHLLAQGHRRIAFFGGSRTSSSFRQRTDGYRAALAKAGVTLEPQWIVECPPTRIAASLATAALFARDPAPTAVVAYNDGVAFGLMMGLRARNIAPGRDFAITGFDDTPEACAQVPTLTTLATGPRALGRQAVDIVLERGRAPDAPRRTTIAPVHLVERASSLTYTHAPDGQRAGTARPRTRNRNPAA from the coding sequence GTGACCCTGGCCGACATCGCACGCGCCTGTGGCGTGTCGCCGGCGACTGTCTCCTTGGTCCTCAGTGGCAGTCCGGTGGTCGCAGCCCAGACCCGACAACGCGTCGAAGCCGAGATCCGCCGCCAGGGCTATGTCTACAACCGCAGCGCGGCGAATCTGCGCCGGAAGATCTCTACCAGCGTCGCCTTGGTTGTCAATGACCTGTCGAACCCCTTCGTCGCGGAGTTTGCCGCTGGCGTGGACGAGGCACTGGCTGGCGCCGGCTGCGTGATGTTGCTGGGCAGCAGCGGCGAGTCGGTCGAGCGCCAACGCGCGGTGCTGGCATCGCTGATCGAGCATGGCCCTGCCGGCGTCATCCTGACGCCCGCCGATGGCACGCGCGCCGACGACCTGCGCCCCGTCGTCGGCCTGCACACGCCTTTGCTGTTGTTCAACCGCGAGGTTGCCGACGGCGACTGGGACTATCTGGGTGCCGACAACGCGACCGGTGCGCGCCTCGCGACCGAGCACCTGCTGGCCCAGGGCCACCGGCGCATCGCGTTCTTTGGCGGCAGCCGCACATCGAGTTCGTTCCGCCAGCGCACCGACGGCTACCGCGCCGCGCTGGCGAAGGCCGGCGTCACGCTCGAACCGCAGTGGATCGTCGAGTGCCCGCCGACGCGGATCGCGGCGAGCCTGGCGACCGCGGCGCTGTTCGCGCGCGATCCGGCGCCGACCGCCGTGGTGGCCTACAACGACGGTGTGGCATTCGGCCTGATGATGGGCCTGCGTGCGCGCAACATCGCACCAGGCCGCGACTTCGCGATCACTGGCTTCGACGATACGCCCGAGGCCTGTGCCCAGGTGCCGACGCTGACGACACTGGCCACCGGCCCACGCGCGCTCGGACGCCAGGCGGTGGACATCGTGCTCGAGCGCGGGCGCGCACCCGATGCACCGCGACGCACGACGATCGCGCCGGTGCATCTGGTCGAGCGCGCCAGTTCGCTGACCTACACGCATGCGCCTGACGGACAACGCGCCGGCACGGCGCGTCCTCGCACCCGCAATCGGAACCCCGCGGCATGA
- a CDS encoding alpha-1 2-mannosidase: MTRHLSTRTLLACALAAAFVLPTQAQDASGFASSFETGDPRPTTEATGALAVRVGDGPEAPYAARAGAGYSGLRALRYEAAAPGRQRLFDVDVAVASDTELSWLVLPEIVDGNTDASTWVSLDLLFDDGSRLSARDARDQHGVRVGAGAQGASKSLYPQQWARKAVRLGDVTGLRGRRVVAIELDVQPPGGAVARGWIDDIALSQVSQQTRAHPSDWVLTTRGTQSNGRFSRGNNFPATAVPHGFNFWTPVTDAGVLNWLYRWNEQNDAANRPRLQALALSHQTSPWMGDRQTFQFMPSRDRGVPEADRQARALAFDRKTEIARPHLYQVRFDNGIEAALAPTDHAAVFEFAFPGDGDANLLFDNVDARGGLQLDAATGTLIGYTDVRSGLSTGATRMFVVARFDTPWRASGALDTGRPTGYVKFDVDGAHTVRMYVATSLISVEQAWHNLALEMDEGDTVASVSERARARWDALLGRFEVEGASDDQRTTLYSNLYRLFLYPNSGAENAGNATQPDWRYASQMSSADDNAEGNAQRTFAPVRDGRIVINNGLWDTFRTAWPAYALFASDNAGALVDGFLEQYRAGGWLARWSSPGYADLMVGTSTDVAFADAWRKGVTDFDPVLAYEAALKNATVVPPSRHVGRKGMAEATFRGYVDTRVPEGMSWTMEGALNDFGIAGMAQALAERADTPQARRRYDEEAAYFRYRAAAYAHLFDRQAGFFQGRDAGGAWRVPSAQYDPRVWGHDYTESNGWTFAFTAPHDGNGLAALYGGREALAAKLDAFFATPETADPTLVGSYGGVIHEMTEARDVRLGMYAHSNQPAHHIPWMYLYAGQPWKTQRIVREVLARLYLGSEIGQGYPGDEDNGEMSAWYLFASLGLYPLRMGAPEYVIGSPLFDRARVQLGEGRTLEVRAINNAPDHVYVQSLTVNGRPWHRTWIPHEVIAAGATLEFRMGPEPSTWGSRPEDAPPSLTPDGQAPTTLADLAVAGARATVAGDEAAVLIDDAAASGLWLRGDDTAVEIALPQPGRAHFYTLTSGERTIRDADWTLEGRRGNGPWRTIDTRRAQTFEWARQTRPFRIDTPGDFDTYRVRFSAPGRLQLAELELLAPFNPVPLETHR, encoded by the coding sequence ATGACCCGACATCTTTCGACGCGCACGCTGCTGGCGTGCGCGCTTGCCGCCGCCTTCGTGCTCCCCACGCAGGCGCAAGATGCCTCGGGCTTCGCCAGCTCGTTCGAAACCGGAGATCCCCGACCCACGACGGAGGCGACCGGCGCGCTCGCGGTGCGCGTGGGCGACGGTCCCGAAGCCCCTTATGCCGCACGGGCGGGCGCCGGCTACAGCGGCCTGCGGGCATTACGCTACGAGGCCGCCGCACCTGGTCGTCAGCGGCTGTTCGATGTGGATGTCGCCGTCGCGTCCGACACCGAACTGTCGTGGCTGGTGCTGCCGGAGATCGTCGACGGCAATACGGACGCATCGACGTGGGTCTCGCTGGATCTGCTGTTCGACGACGGCAGCCGGTTGTCGGCCCGCGATGCGCGCGACCAGCACGGTGTCCGGGTCGGCGCCGGTGCACAGGGCGCATCGAAGTCGCTGTATCCGCAGCAGTGGGCACGCAAGGCGGTGCGCCTGGGCGATGTGACCGGATTGCGCGGCCGGCGCGTGGTCGCGATCGAGCTCGACGTGCAACCGCCTGGCGGCGCTGTCGCACGTGGCTGGATCGACGACATCGCGCTGTCGCAGGTGTCGCAACAGACGCGGGCGCATCCCAGCGACTGGGTGTTGACCACGCGCGGCACCCAGTCCAACGGCCGGTTCTCGCGCGGCAACAACTTCCCGGCAACCGCGGTCCCGCACGGCTTCAATTTCTGGACGCCGGTGACCGATGCGGGCGTGCTGAACTGGCTCTATCGCTGGAACGAGCAGAACGACGCGGCCAACCGGCCGCGACTGCAGGCGCTGGCGCTCAGCCACCAGACCAGCCCCTGGATGGGCGACCGCCAGACCTTCCAGTTCATGCCCTCGCGCGATCGCGGCGTGCCCGAAGCGGACCGCCAAGCGCGTGCGCTGGCGTTCGACCGCAAGACCGAGATCGCACGGCCGCACCTGTATCAGGTGCGCTTCGACAACGGCATCGAGGCGGCCCTGGCACCGACCGACCATGCGGCGGTGTTCGAGTTCGCCTTTCCCGGCGACGGCGATGCGAATCTGCTCTTCGACAACGTCGATGCGCGTGGCGGGCTGCAACTCGATGCCGCGACCGGGACACTGATCGGCTACACCGATGTGCGCAGCGGCCTGTCCACCGGCGCGACGCGCATGTTCGTGGTCGCCCGCTTCGATACGCCCTGGCGTGCCAGCGGCGCCCTCGACACCGGCCGACCGACTGGCTACGTCAAGTTCGACGTCGACGGCGCGCACACCGTGCGCATGTACGTCGCGACCTCGCTGATCTCGGTCGAACAGGCCTGGCACAACCTCGCATTGGAAATGGACGAGGGCGACACCGTCGCCAGCGTATCGGAGCGCGCCCGGGCCCGATGGGACGCGTTGCTGGGCCGCTTCGAGGTCGAAGGCGCCAGCGACGACCAGCGCACGACGCTCTACTCCAATCTGTATCGATTGTTCCTGTATCCCAACAGCGGCGCAGAGAATGCCGGCAACGCGACGCAGCCCGACTGGCGCTATGCCAGCCAGATGAGCAGCGCCGACGACAATGCCGAGGGCAACGCGCAGCGCACCTTCGCCCCGGTGCGCGACGGCCGTATCGTGATCAACAACGGGCTGTGGGACACCTTCCGCACCGCGTGGCCGGCCTACGCGCTGTTTGCCTCCGACAACGCCGGCGCGCTCGTCGATGGCTTTCTCGAGCAGTACCGCGCCGGCGGCTGGCTGGCACGCTGGTCCTCGCCCGGCTACGCCGACCTGATGGTCGGCACCAGCACCGATGTCGCCTTCGCCGATGCCTGGCGCAAGGGCGTGACAGACTTCGATCCGGTGCTGGCCTACGAGGCCGCGCTCAAGAATGCGACCGTGGTCCCGCCCAGCCGGCACGTCGGCCGCAAGGGCATGGCCGAGGCGACCTTCCGCGGCTACGTCGACACCCGCGTGCCCGAGGGCATGTCGTGGACGATGGAGGGGGCGCTCAACGACTTCGGCATTGCCGGCATGGCGCAGGCACTGGCCGAGCGCGCCGATACGCCGCAGGCCCGCCGCCGCTACGACGAGGAGGCCGCGTACTTCCGCTACCGCGCGGCCGCCTATGCGCACCTGTTCGACCGGCAGGCCGGGTTCTTCCAGGGCCGCGATGCCGGCGGTGCTTGGCGCGTGCCATCGGCGCAGTACGACCCGCGCGTCTGGGGCCACGACTACACCGAATCCAACGGCTGGACATTCGCGTTCACCGCGCCGCATGACGGCAATGGCCTGGCCGCCCTCTACGGCGGCCGCGAAGCGCTTGCGGCCAAGCTCGATGCGTTCTTCGCCACGCCAGAGACCGCGGACCCGACCTTGGTCGGTTCCTACGGCGGCGTGATCCACGAGATGACCGAGGCACGCGACGTGCGCCTGGGCATGTATGCGCACAGCAACCAGCCGGCGCACCACATCCCGTGGATGTATCTCTATGCCGGGCAACCGTGGAAGACCCAGCGCATTGTGCGCGAGGTGCTGGCGCGGCTGTATCTGGGCAGCGAGATCGGCCAGGGCTATCCGGGAGACGAGGACAACGGCGAGATGTCGGCCTGGTATCTGTTCGCCTCGCTCGGCCTGTACCCACTGCGCATGGGCGCGCCCGAGTATGTGATCGGTTCGCCGCTGTTCGACCGCGCCCGCGTGCAACTGGGCGAAGGCCGGACGCTGGAGGTCCGCGCGATCAACAACGCCCCGGACCATGTCTACGTGCAATCGCTAACCGTCAACGGTCGGCCCTGGCATCGCACGTGGATCCCGCATGAGGTCATCGCGGCCGGCGCCACGCTGGAATTCCGCATGGGGCCCGAGCCCTCGACCTGGGGCAGCCGGCCGGAAGACGCGCCGCCCTCGCTGACGCCCGATGGCCAGGCGCCGACGACGCTGGCCGACTTGGCGGTCGCGGGCGCGCGCGCCACGGTGGCCGGCGACGAGGCAGCGGTTCTGATCGACGACGCTGCCGCCAGCGGCCTTTGGCTGCGTGGCGACGACACCGCGGTTGAAATCGCGCTGCCGCAGCCCGGCCGCGCGCACTTCTACACGCTGACCTCGGGCGAACGCACGATCCGGGACGCCGACTGGACGCTCGAAGGACGTCGCGGCAACGGCCCGTGGCGCACGATCGATACCCGCCGGGCGCAGACCTTCGAGTGGGCGCGCCAGACGCGCCCGTTCCGCATCGACACGCCGGGCGACTTCGACACCTATCGCGTGCGCTTCTCGGCACCCGGCCGCCTGCAGTTGGCGGAACTCGAACTGCTCGCCCCCTTTAACCCCGTCCCGCTGGAGACCCACCGATGA
- a CDS encoding Basic Secretory protein produces the protein MTRLARLLPLLCLLPLTTAAATETTIERDGVTLVYRDAADALDTGMRERIVDTFFSTYARQRADFNPAAADAVDIIIDPDYDGVAFVDNKGRATMTINPAWLVERPGDVDLVTHEAMHIVQAYPGYGDGAPVWLTEGIADYARDRYGLDNAASGWALPEAVADDHRYDTGYRVSGAFLKWADTAHPGLVRKLDAALRAGAYTPDTWAALTGETVDASWARYAQARAGGHNGQ, from the coding sequence ATGACCCGCCTTGCCCGTCTGCTTCCGCTGCTGTGCCTGCTGCCGCTCACCACGGCGGCGGCGACGGAGACCACGATCGAGCGCGACGGCGTGACACTTGTCTACCGCGACGCTGCCGATGCGCTCGATACCGGCATGCGCGAACGCATCGTCGACACGTTCTTCTCGACCTACGCGCGCCAGCGTGCGGACTTCAATCCCGCAGCGGCCGACGCTGTCGACATCATCATCGACCCCGACTACGACGGCGTCGCCTTCGTCGACAACAAGGGCCGCGCGACGATGACCATCAATCCGGCCTGGCTCGTCGAGCGCCCTGGCGATGTCGACCTGGTGACCCACGAGGCCATGCACATCGTCCAGGCCTATCCCGGCTACGGCGACGGTGCGCCGGTGTGGCTGACCGAGGGGATCGCCGATTACGCCCGCGACCGCTACGGCCTCGACAACGCCGCCAGTGGCTGGGCCCTGCCCGAAGCCGTCGCCGACGACCACCGGTACGACACCGGCTACCGGGTCAGCGGCGCGTTCCTCAAATGGGCCGATACGGCGCACCCTGGCCTGGTGCGCAAGCTCGATGCCGCGCTTCGAGCGGGCGCCTACACCCCGGACACCTGGGCCGCGCTGACGGGCGAGACGGTCGACGCGAGCTGGGCCCGCTATGCGCAGGCACGCGCCGGCGGCCACAACGGCCAGTAG
- a CDS encoding CopG family transcriptional regulator, which yields MRTTLSLDDDVLAAARALAQAQGRSLGEVVSDLVRKGLTPATPPPRYRNGIPLLPARPGVERATLELVNRLRDEAP from the coding sequence ATGCGCACGACCCTTTCGCTCGACGACGATGTGCTCGCCGCGGCCCGCGCGTTGGCGCAAGCACAGGGCCGCAGCCTCGGTGAGGTGGTCTCCGACTTGGTCCGCAAGGGCCTGACGCCCGCCACGCCACCGCCGCGTTATCGCAACGGGATTCCACTGCTTCCGGCCCGGCCTGGCGTGGAGCGGGCGACGCTCGAGCTGGTGAACCGGCTGCGCGACGAGGCCCCATGA
- a CDS encoding DNA-binding protein — MLDVNVLLALLDPLHSHHDRAHDWFAREGAQGWASCPITQNGALRILSNPRYSNPADSVVEAAQVLAGLCAHPGHRFWSDALSLLDAQHVAHDRLLTSGQVTDTYLLALAVQMGGRLASFDRRLVVDAVRGGAQALHLLP, encoded by the coding sequence CTGCTCGACGTCAACGTGCTGCTGGCGTTGCTCGACCCCCTCCACTCGCACCACGACCGCGCCCACGACTGGTTCGCACGTGAAGGCGCGCAAGGCTGGGCTTCCTGCCCGATCACCCAAAACGGTGCGCTGCGGATCCTGTCCAATCCGCGCTATTCGAACCCGGCCGACTCGGTCGTCGAGGCGGCGCAGGTCTTGGCTGGCCTGTGCGCGCATCCCGGGCACCGGTTCTGGTCCGATGCGCTGAGCCTGCTCGACGCGCAGCACGTCGCGCATGATCGGCTGCTGACCTCGGGCCAGGTCACCGATACCTATCTGCTGGCGCTCGCCGTCCAGATGGGCGGGCGCCTGGCCAGCTTCGATCGCCGCCTGGTGGTCGACGCGGTCCGCGGTGGCGCGCAGGCGCTGCACCTGCTGCCCTGA
- a CDS encoding glutathione-disulfide reductase gives MSTAGDALAFDLIVVGGGSGGLAAAFRAAEYGRRVALLEPGDLGGTCVNVGCVPKKAMWLAADLGLRIGHAARLGYDLPRDGRAAFDWPCFLTDRQRYIHGIHASYRRRLDRDGVLLLPTRGRLAGEGAVETADGALLRAPHIVLATGSRPIVPQIPGASLGVVSDDFFHWTQAPPRVAIVGGGYVAVELAGVLQALGSQVDLVVRDGRLLRQAEPELVAQLQDNYTQQGIVLHLGMASQALHRQADGRIAIQTDGGQRLADYDQVLFATGRRPNTDDLGLERVGIAPDPQGHLQVDAFQDTPAPGVHAVGDICGCGPALTPVAIAAARRLCDRLFGGRPDARLDAENVPSAIFSHPPLAMVGLTEAQARERHGDDVHVYTSRFRPMIEALADTSQCSLFKLICVGEARRVVGLHLLGDAADEILQGFAVALKMGATLDDFHDTVAIHPTSAEEVVLMR, from the coding sequence ATGAGCACGGCCGGCGATGCGCTGGCGTTCGACCTGATCGTCGTTGGCGGCGGCTCGGGCGGACTGGCTGCGGCGTTCCGAGCCGCCGAGTACGGCCGGCGTGTTGCACTGCTCGAGCCGGGCGACCTCGGCGGCACCTGCGTCAACGTCGGCTGTGTGCCCAAGAAGGCGATGTGGCTGGCTGCCGACCTGGGCTTGCGCATCGGCCACGCCGCGCGACTTGGATACGACTTGCCGCGCGACGGCCGTGCCGCGTTCGACTGGCCCTGCTTTTTGACCGATCGTCAGCGCTACATCCACGGGATCCATGCCAGCTATCGCCGGCGGCTCGATCGTGACGGTGTGCTGTTGCTTCCCACGCGCGGCCGGCTGGCGGGGGAGGGCGCGGTGGAGACGGCCGATGGCGCCTTGCTGCGCGCGCCGCACATCGTGCTCGCGACCGGATCGCGTCCGATCGTGCCGCAGATTCCTGGCGCGTCGCTGGGCGTGGTGTCGGACGATTTCTTCCACTGGACGCAGGCGCCGCCGCGCGTGGCGATCGTGGGTGGCGGCTACGTCGCGGTCGAGTTGGCCGGTGTGCTGCAGGCCCTGGGCAGTCAGGTGGATCTGGTCGTACGCGACGGCCGGTTGTTGCGCCAGGCCGAGCCCGAACTGGTCGCGCAGTTGCAGGACAACTACACCCAGCAGGGGATCGTGCTGCATCTGGGCATGGCCTCGCAGGCGCTGCATCGGCAGGCCGACGGGCGGATCGCGATCCAGACCGATGGCGGCCAGCGGCTCGCGGACTACGACCAGGTGCTGTTCGCGACCGGGCGGCGCCCCAACACCGACGACCTGGGCCTGGAGCGCGTCGGCATCGCGCCTGACCCCCAGGGTCATCTGCAGGTCGATGCGTTTCAGGACACGCCTGCGCCCGGCGTGCATGCGGTCGGCGATATCTGCGGCTGCGGTCCGGCGCTCACGCCGGTCGCGATCGCGGCCGCGCGCCGGTTGTGCGACCGTCTGTTCGGCGGTCGGCCCGATGCGCGCCTCGACGCGGAGAACGTGCCCAGCGCGATTTTCTCGCACCCGCCGCTGGCGATGGTCGGTCTGACCGAGGCGCAGGCGCGCGAGCGACATGGCGACGACGTGCACGTGTACACCAGCCGCTTCCGCCCCATGATCGAGGCGCTGGCCGATACCTCGCAGTGCAGCCTGTTCAAGTTGATCTGCGTGGGCGAGGCGCGGCGCGTGGTCGGCCTGCACCTGCTCGGCGACGCTGCCGACGAGATTCTGCAGGGCTTTGCCGTCGCACTGAAGATGGGCGCCACGCTGGACGACTTCCACGACACCGTCGCCATCCACCCCACCAGCGCGGAGGAAGTGGTGCTGATGCGCTGA
- a CDS encoding amino acid dehydrogenase, translating to MSPRDDVLIVGGGAVGLACGLALVEAGRRVRVLEAGTAGCGSSHGNCGTITPSHAAPLAAPGAIARALRWMFASDAPLRIAPRFDPALWAWLAGFALRCNRRDWQHATRARAAILQASRAAFPAWLADHGIECEFAATGIDYVYRDRAQFDAFEDEARMLRELGLTLDQIDGPRALREEPALREGVAGVVRFPGDARLRPDVYVAGMAAAFRAAGGTLEEQCEVLSAEETREGVHVATSRGDFVGRDLLLAAGAWSPGVARGLRLRVPVQPGKGYSMTYARPASAPQRSMVLHERSVFVTVWDAGLRLGGTMEFAGYDRSLNRVRIDAIEQAAGEYLHLPAAPRRQDTWTGLRPVCVDDLPLIGAAPAHRHIWMATGHGMLGISMSVATAHLIRDLICGTPPGFDPAPFAPARFA from the coding sequence ATGAGCCCGCGCGACGACGTGCTGATCGTCGGCGGCGGCGCGGTCGGCCTCGCCTGCGGGCTGGCGCTGGTCGAGGCCGGGCGCCGGGTGCGGGTGCTCGAGGCAGGCACCGCAGGCTGCGGCAGCTCGCACGGCAATTGCGGCACCATCACCCCCAGCCATGCCGCACCATTGGCGGCGCCAGGTGCGATCGCGCGTGCATTGCGCTGGATGTTCGCCAGCGATGCGCCGCTGCGCATCGCACCGCGTTTCGATCCCGCGCTGTGGGCTTGGCTCGCAGGGTTCGCACTGCGCTGCAACCGCCGCGACTGGCAGCACGCCACGCGCGCGCGGGCGGCGATCCTGCAGGCATCGCGCGCGGCGTTCCCGGCATGGCTCGCCGACCACGGCATCGAATGCGAGTTCGCGGCGACTGGCATCGACTACGTCTACCGCGACCGCGCGCAATTCGACGCCTTCGAGGACGAGGCGCGCATGCTGCGCGAGCTGGGTCTGACGCTGGACCAGATCGACGGCCCGCGCGCGCTGCGCGAGGAACCGGCGCTGCGCGAAGGCGTTGCCGGCGTTGTGCGTTTTCCGGGCGACGCGCGCCTGCGGCCCGATGTCTATGTCGCGGGAATGGCTGCGGCGTTCCGCGCGGCGGGCGGCACGCTGGAAGAACAGTGCGAGGTGCTGTCGGCCGAAGAGACCCGCGAGGGCGTGCATGTGGCGACCTCGCGCGGCGACTTCGTGGGCCGCGATCTATTGCTGGCTGCCGGGGCCTGGTCGCCCGGCGTCGCGCGTGGGCTGCGATTGCGGGTGCCGGTGCAGCCGGGCAAGGGCTACTCGATGACGTACGCACGTCCGGCGTCTGCGCCGCAGCGTTCGATGGTGCTGCACGAGCGCAGCGTGTTCGTGACGGTCTGGGACGCCGGCCTGCGGCTGGGCGGCACGATGGAGTTCGCCGGCTACGACCGCAGCCTCAACCGTGTGCGGATCGATGCGATCGAACAGGCGGCCGGCGAGTATCTGCATCTGCCGGCGGCGCCCCGGCGCCAGGACACGTGGACCGGCTTGCGCCCGGTGTGTGTCGACGACCTGCCGCTGATCGGTGCAGCGCCGGCGCATCGTCACATCTGGATGGCGACCGGGCATGGCATGCTCGGTATCAGCATGAGTGTCGCCACTGCCCACCTGATCCGCGATTTGATCTGCGGAACGCCGCCCGGATTCGATCCGGCCCCCTTCGCGCCGGCGAGGTTCGCATGA
- a CDS encoding peptidylprolyl isomerase, with protein sequence MKIEKDRVVRFHYSVAEAGQAPVETSRDRDPLAILFGHGNIIPGLEKAMEGREAGESFKAEVTAAEAYGERREGMTQRVPKKHFGDQKLSVGQQVVLNTSFGPRAVTIEKVGMSVVDVDLNHPMAGKDLTFDIEIVEVREASTEEIEHGHVHGDGGHHH encoded by the coding sequence ATGAAGATCGAGAAAGACCGCGTCGTCCGTTTCCACTACAGCGTCGCGGAGGCTGGCCAGGCGCCGGTGGAGACGTCGCGTGATCGCGATCCGCTGGCGATCCTGTTCGGCCACGGCAACATCATCCCGGGCCTGGAAAAGGCGATGGAAGGGCGCGAGGCCGGCGAGAGCTTCAAGGCCGAGGTCACCGCCGCCGAGGCCTATGGCGAGCGCCGCGAGGGCATGACCCAGCGCGTGCCCAAGAAGCACTTTGGCGACCAGAAGCTCAGTGTCGGCCAGCAGGTGGTGCTCAACACCAGCTTTGGCCCGCGCGCGGTGACGATCGAGAAGGTCGGCATGAGCGTGGTCGATGTCGACCTGAACCATCCGATGGCCGGCAAGGATCTGACGTTCGACATTGAGATCGTCGAAGTGCGCGAGGCCTCGACCGAGGAAATCGAGCACGGCCACGTCCACGGCGACGGCGGTCACCACCACTGA
- a CDS encoding PadR family transcriptional regulator, translating to MTGSDEADDAGLRKFQKELSAGTVSLALLAVLAGSAEPMYGYQIAKRLERLDGVLAGKQSALYPVLRNLGAAGLLDSHVAPSDAGPPRRYYRITEAGRTTLRHWAAAWRATRDSVDAVLEGMIE from the coding sequence TTGACCGGAAGCGACGAAGCGGACGACGCGGGCTTGCGCAAGTTCCAGAAGGAACTGAGCGCAGGCACGGTCTCGCTCGCGCTGCTGGCGGTGCTGGCTGGCAGTGCCGAGCCGATGTATGGCTACCAGATCGCCAAGCGGCTCGAACGGCTCGACGGCGTGCTCGCCGGCAAGCAGAGCGCGCTGTATCCGGTCCTACGCAATCTCGGCGCCGCGGGGCTGCTCGACAGCCACGTCGCGCCCTCCGATGCCGGGCCGCCGCGTCGCTACTACCGCATCACCGAGGCAGGGCGGACGACCCTGCGCCATTGGGCCGCCGCCTGGCGCGCCACCCGCGATTCTGTCGACGCCGTCCTGGAGGGGATGATCGAATGA
- a CDS encoding DeoR family transcriptional regulator — translation MTTSGDALPQERQQAILRRLAIEGRVVATELATEFSVSEDSIRRDLRELAAQGLCRRVYGGALPPTPDFPPLARRHHEHAAGKRALAVAAVAAARIRPGQLLLLDAGSTNSAIAAALPEREALTVATNAPDIAQTLMARDGFEVLLIGGRIDPSSGAALGAQAMAQLRDLRADLCFPGACAIDADHGIWSVDGEQARFKRLMIEASGEAIVVATNAKLGTQAAHRVAALEAIATLVVEHDAPPAQRARFAARGIAVHVAAPP, via the coding sequence ATGACCACCTCCGGCGATGCCCTGCCGCAGGAGCGCCAGCAGGCGATCCTGCGCCGGCTCGCGATCGAGGGCCGGGTCGTGGCGACCGAACTGGCGACCGAGTTCAGCGTGTCGGAGGATTCGATCCGCCGCGACCTGCGCGAGCTTGCCGCGCAAGGTCTGTGCCGACGCGTCTACGGCGGCGCACTGCCGCCGACGCCCGACTTCCCCCCGTTGGCCCGACGCCATCACGAGCACGCGGCGGGCAAGCGCGCGCTCGCGGTCGCCGCCGTGGCGGCCGCGCGGATCCGCCCCGGCCAGTTGCTGCTGCTCGACGCCGGCTCCACGAACAGCGCGATCGCCGCTGCATTGCCCGAACGCGAGGCGCTGACGGTCGCGACCAATGCCCCCGATATCGCCCAGACACTGATGGCCCGCGACGGCTTCGAGGTCCTGCTGATCGGCGGTCGGATCGACCCCAGCAGCGGCGCGGCGCTCGGCGCGCAGGCGATGGCGCAACTGCGCGACCTGCGCGCTGACCTGTGCTTTCCCGGCGCCTGCGCGATCGATGCCGACCACGGCATCTGGAGCGTCGACGGCGAGCAGGCCCGCTTCAAACGCCTGATGATCGAGGCCAGCGGCGAGGCCATCGTGGTGGCGACCAACGCCAAGCTCGGCACGCAGGCCGCGCACCGGGTCGCAGCGCTCGAAGCGATCGCCACGCTGGTCGTCGAACACGATGCGCCGCCTGCGCAACGCGCGCGCTTCGCCGCACGCGGCATCGCGGTGCACGTCGCCGCCCCACCCTGA